One Ignavibacterium album JCM 16511 genomic region harbors:
- a CDS encoding ABC transporter ATP-binding protein — MLEVKNLVKTYGQIRAVDNLTFSVKSGKIFGMLGPNGAGKTTTIRTILNIIKPNSGEVLLNGLPVTKDLFNSIGYLPEERGLYKKSKVIDVITYLAHLKGMQSSAIRSEMDKWLKKLEIPHYKDRKVEELSKGNQQKIQFITAVIHNPELLILDEPFSGFDPINQQLIKDVILDLLDNGKIIILSTHQMDTAEKLCSEILLINEGKEVLSGSLSEIKQKFGGNHVRFSFEGDVKFLNEMDEVISFELYSSNAEVHIKDEVKPEHFLKKIIDKVTIKQYSIVEPTLNKIFIDTIKNKN; from the coding sequence ATGCTTGAAGTAAAAAATCTGGTTAAAACTTACGGTCAAATCAGAGCAGTTGATAACCTCACCTTTTCAGTAAAGTCAGGAAAAATTTTCGGTATGCTTGGTCCGAACGGCGCTGGTAAAACAACAACAATAAGGACAATTCTAAATATAATTAAACCAAACTCAGGCGAAGTTCTTCTGAATGGATTACCAGTAACAAAAGACTTATTTAATTCTATAGGATATCTTCCCGAAGAGCGAGGACTTTATAAAAAAAGCAAAGTAATTGATGTGATTACATATCTTGCTCATCTGAAAGGAATGCAAAGCTCTGCAATAAGATCTGAAATGGATAAATGGTTAAAGAAACTTGAAATTCCACATTATAAAGACAGAAAAGTTGAAGAGCTTTCAAAAGGTAATCAGCAAAAGATTCAGTTCATAACTGCGGTAATACATAATCCTGAATTACTTATTCTTGATGAACCATTTTCAGGATTTGATCCAATTAATCAACAGCTTATTAAAGATGTAATTCTTGATTTGCTTGACAATGGGAAAATTATAATTCTTTCGACTCATCAAATGGATACAGCTGAAAAATTATGCAGCGAAATTTTATTAATAAATGAAGGTAAAGAAGTTCTCAGCGGAAGTTTATCCGAAATAAAACAAAAATTCGGTGGGAATCATGTCCGATTCTCATTTGAAGGTGATGTAAAATTTTTGAATGAAATGGATGAAGTAATAAGCTTCGAGTTATATAGCAGCAATGCTGAAGTACACATTAAAGATGAAGTTAAACCGGAACACTTCCTCAAAAAAATAATTGATAAAGTTACGATTAAACAATATTCAATAGTTGAACCAACACTTAATAAAATTTTTATTGATACAATAAAAAATAAGAATTAG
- a CDS encoding ABC transporter permease codes for MRKSITVAKWEFLEKVKSKAFIISLFLTPAIIILFSVLPTLLASKDSDSTKAIGILDLTKEYFSDLKNEIEAYKLNNNLPAYAIMNNYKSNTDADSLIKISDAMVIENKLDGYLLIQKGKNDSLKVEFRSKSIGNFQDVARFEEAFNNLRIKRKLLSENVDPKIIEVVKQRTNVEQIKIEKPGEEGKGGFEMVFFSSIIFILLLMMMIIYSGQMLVRSMLEEKSNRLIEILISSCTPQDLLFGKVFGLSTLGLTQVAVWLIIGISLIGAAIVPMTSFDNIHLILLYFILGFVFYTTLFVGIGSVASTEQEAQQITSYLSLLLVLPSVFIISTLQNPDSSLVKILSYIPFTLPSVMILRVNVSPIPLWEILSTILIMIFSILIVIRISGKIFRFGVLYYGKMPSMKEIKVWLKE; via the coding sequence ATGAGAAAATCAATAACAGTAGCCAAATGGGAATTTCTTGAAAAAGTTAAATCAAAAGCGTTTATTATCTCATTATTCCTTACTCCTGCGATAATTATACTTTTTTCTGTACTTCCTACACTATTGGCCTCTAAAGACAGCGATTCAACGAAGGCAATTGGAATACTTGATCTTACTAAGGAATATTTTTCTGATCTGAAGAATGAAATTGAGGCTTATAAGCTGAATAATAATTTACCTGCTTATGCAATTATGAATAATTATAAATCAAACACTGATGCTGATTCACTCATAAAGATATCCGACGCAATGGTAATTGAAAATAAGTTAGATGGTTATCTTCTCATTCAAAAAGGAAAAAATGATTCTCTCAAGGTAGAATTTCGATCTAAAAGTATTGGAAATTTTCAGGATGTTGCGAGATTTGAAGAAGCATTTAACAACTTAAGAATTAAAAGAAAACTGTTATCCGAAAATGTTGATCCGAAAATAATCGAGGTAGTTAAGCAAAGAACTAATGTAGAACAAATAAAAATTGAAAAACCAGGCGAAGAAGGTAAAGGTGGATTTGAAATGGTATTCTTCTCCTCGATTATTTTTATACTTCTTCTGATGATGATGATAATTTATTCAGGACAAATGCTTGTAAGAAGTATGCTTGAAGAAAAATCAAACCGACTTATTGAAATATTAATTTCGAGTTGTACGCCGCAGGATTTACTCTTTGGAAAAGTTTTCGGACTCAGTACACTCGGACTCACGCAGGTTGCTGTCTGGTTAATCATAGGAATTTCTTTGATCGGTGCAGCTATTGTACCAATGACTTCATTCGATAATATACATCTGATATTATTATACTTTATTCTTGGATTTGTTTTTTACACAACACTGTTTGTTGGAATTGGCTCAGTAGCGAGCACTGAACAGGAAGCTCAGCAAATAACAAGTTATCTAAGTTTGTTGCTTGTACTTCCAAGTGTGTTTATAATCAGCACATTACAGAATCCAGATAGTAGTCTCGTAAAAATTCTATCCTATATTCCTTTCACACTTCCATCGGTAATGATATTAAGAGTTAATGTATCACCCATTCCCCTTTGGGAGATTCTTTCAACAATTCTGATTATGATTTTCTCAATTCTGATTGTTATCAGAATTTCTGGAAAAATTTTCAGATTTGGTGTTTTATATTATGGTAAAATGCCGAGTATGAAAGAAATTAAAGTCTGGCTTAAAGAATAA
- a CDS encoding PrsW family intramembrane metalloprotease gives MLIIFSALAAIIPMTIYLILIWRFDKYDREPFGMVLANYLWGAVGAIFLALVGSIFLTTIISFFVKDDKSLGLVGAVAVAPFVEEITKGIFLLITVGSRKFDNITDGIVYGGAIGLGFGMTENFLYFVGNADNLGSWIAIIIIRTLFSAVMHCVSTATLGAFLGYSKFMSKGKRILFTLIGLAIAMFIHAGWNSSVSFQSTAPLGFLFLFITVLIFITVFVVSVARERKIIFNELSEEAANGIIPSTHLSILSSSVRELQGWVPESIRKDYIKSATTLAFRKMQARNSNGGSKIYYENDIDNYRRFISFLLSGTKA, from the coding sequence ATGCTCATAATTTTTTCTGCGCTTGCTGCAATCATTCCTATGACTATTTATCTGATACTTATCTGGCGCTTTGATAAGTATGACCGCGAACCTTTCGGAATGGTGTTAGCAAATTATCTTTGGGGAGCAGTTGGTGCTATCTTTCTTGCTTTGGTCGGAAGTATTTTTCTTACAACTATAATTTCTTTTTTTGTAAAAGATGACAAAAGTTTAGGTCTAGTTGGAGCCGTTGCTGTCGCTCCTTTTGTTGAAGAAATTACAAAAGGAATTTTTCTTCTGATAACTGTTGGTAGCAGAAAATTTGATAACATCACTGATGGAATTGTTTACGGTGGTGCAATCGGGCTTGGATTTGGAATGACAGAAAATTTTCTTTACTTCGTTGGGAATGCTGATAACCTTGGAAGCTGGATTGCAATTATTATTATACGAACTCTTTTTTCTGCGGTGATGCATTGTGTTTCTACTGCAACACTTGGTGCATTTCTCGGCTATTCAAAATTTATGAGTAAAGGAAAAAGAATTTTATTTACTCTGATTGGATTAGCAATTGCAATGTTTATTCACGCAGGATGGAATTCATCGGTTAGTTTTCAATCAACTGCTCCGTTGGGATTTCTGTTTCTGTTCATAACCGTATTAATTTTTATTACTGTTTTTGTTGTTTCAGTTGCGCGAGAGAGAAAAATAATTTTTAATGAACTCTCTGAAGAAGCAGCTAATGGAATAATTCCTTCAACTCATTTATCTATTTTGAGTTCATCAGTAAGAGAACTGCAAGGATGGGTTCCTGAAAGTATAAGAAAGGATTATATTAAATCCGCAACTACTCTTGCCTTCAGAAAAATGCAGGCAAGAAATTCAAATGGCGGGAGTAAAATTTATTATGAAAATGATATAGATAATTACAGAAGATTTATTTCATTTTTATTAAGTGGGACAAAAGCATAA
- the nadD gene encoding nicotinate-nucleotide adenylyltransferase: MSKIGIFGGTFDPIHHGHLITAQSVREIRGLDKIIFIPTYISPHKTNVKTSSPEDRLNMIRLSIQGVDFFEVSDFEINKHDVSYTVDTLREFKKFYDEIELIIGYDNIFKFYTWKEPDEIMNLAKVIVLKRKSSQPVEFIDKYVEQATFVQTRGIEISATDIRHRVHQGLPIHYLVTKEVEKYIFEHKLYTEEI, from the coding sequence ATGAGCAAAATCGGAATCTTCGGTGGTACTTTTGATCCAATTCATCACGGTCATTTAATAACTGCACAATCTGTAAGAGAAATCAGAGGGCTTGATAAAATTATTTTTATTCCGACTTATATTTCACCACACAAAACAAATGTCAAAACCTCATCACCTGAAGACCGATTGAATATGATAAGACTCTCGATTCAAGGAGTAGATTTTTTCGAAGTATCTGATTTTGAAATTAATAAACACGATGTTTCTTACACAGTTGACACTTTAAGAGAATTCAAAAAGTTTTACGATGAAATTGAATTGATAATTGGTTATGACAACATCTTTAAATTTTATACCTGGAAAGAACCTGATGAAATAATGAATCTTGCAAAAGTAATTGTCTTGAAGAGAAAATCCTCTCAACCTGTTGAGTTCATTGACAAGTATGTTGAGCAGGCAACATTTGTTCAAACGAGAGGAATTGAAATTAGTGCAACCGATATAAGACATCGAGTTCATCAGGGTTTACCAATTCATTATCTAGTAACCAAAGAAGTTGAGAAATATATTTTTGAACACAAACTTTATACGGAGGAAATTTGA
- a CDS encoding NAD-dependent epimerase/dehydratase family protein gives MKILVTGGAGFIASHITDAFVNEGHNVVVLDDLSSGFEKNINPKAKFVKGNICDKELVEKLFNEEQFNVINHHAAQMDVRRSVKDPAFDANTNIIGTINLLQNAIKFKVNKFMFASTGGAVYGEQSYFPADENHPTQPRSPYGISKLAVEKYLYFYNAEYGLNYTILRYANIYGPRQNPFGEAGVVAIFSTKLLKGEQPIINGNGEQTRDYVFVGDVVKANLLTLKDPANDIYNVGTGIETNVNQLFHKLNNIINANKEEKHGPAAPGEQMRSVITSEKLFKKFGWKPSTTLDVGLKLTVDFFRNNLL, from the coding sequence TTGAAAATTCTTGTAACCGGCGGAGCCGGATTTATCGCTTCACACATTACTGATGCATTTGTTAACGAAGGTCATAATGTTGTTGTGCTTGATGATTTATCTTCAGGATTTGAAAAAAATATTAATCCAAAAGCAAAATTCGTAAAAGGAAATATCTGTGATAAAGAATTAGTTGAAAAATTGTTCAACGAAGAACAGTTTAATGTGATAAATCATCACGCAGCTCAAATGGATGTAAGACGCTCAGTAAAAGATCCGGCATTCGATGCCAACACAAATATTATTGGTACAATAAATCTTCTTCAGAATGCAATCAAATTCAAAGTAAATAAATTTATGTTTGCTTCAACTGGCGGTGCAGTTTATGGTGAGCAATCATACTTCCCTGCTGATGAAAATCATCCAACACAACCACGTTCACCTTACGGAATTTCAAAACTTGCAGTTGAGAAATATCTTTACTTCTACAATGCTGAGTATGGATTGAACTACACAATACTCCGTTATGCTAATATTTATGGTCCAAGACAAAATCCTTTTGGTGAAGCCGGAGTTGTTGCAATTTTCTCAACAAAATTATTAAAGGGCGAACAGCCAATAATTAACGGAAACGGTGAACAAACAAGAGATTATGTTTTTGTCGGTGATGTTGTCAAAGCAAATCTTCTTACACTTAAAGATCCAGCCAATGACATTTATAATGTTGGAACAGGAATAGAAACAAATGTTAATCAACTTTTTCATAAACTGAATAATATCATTAACGCAAACAAAGAAGAAAAGCATGGTCCTGCTGCACCTGGGGAACAAATGAGAAGTGTTATTACTTCCGAAAAACTTTTTAAGAAATTTGGCTGGAAACCTTCCACAACTTTAGATGTAGGATTAAAACTTACAGTCGATTTTTTCAGAAATAATTTGCTATAA
- the meaB gene encoding methylmalonyl Co-A mutase-associated GTPase MeaB, which yields MINKILVEQLLNSDRRAVARAISFIESDNNLTSEYLKELYNKVGNAYRIGITGPPGAGKSTITNQLTKLYRKQNKKVGIIAVDPTSPFTGGALLGDRVRMTDVGMDQGVFIRSMATRGSLGGLSKKAIDAADILDAAGFDIVILETVGVGQSELDIAQAADTTLVVLVPESGDSVQAMKAGLMEIADLFVLNKCDRPGSQQAYTALQTILMIKEHDENTWLPKIIKAVASAYKGIDEIAEEIEKHKSFMIEKNLFQNKRQNQARIRIKEIVENKLKEKLWSEDRENLLNSSLKKVVLGNSSPYHIAEEILNQFVNKS from the coding sequence ATGATTAATAAAATTTTAGTTGAACAATTATTAAATAGTGACAGACGCGCAGTTGCAAGAGCAATTTCTTTTATTGAATCTGATAACAACTTAACATCAGAATATTTAAAAGAGCTCTACAACAAAGTTGGCAATGCATACAGAATAGGAATCACAGGTCCGCCGGGAGCTGGTAAGAGCACAATCACAAATCAACTTACAAAACTTTACAGAAAACAAAATAAAAAAGTTGGAATAATTGCTGTTGATCCTACTTCTCCTTTTACAGGTGGTGCTTTGCTTGGTGACAGAGTAAGGATGACTGATGTTGGAATGGATCAGGGAGTTTTTATCAGAAGCATGGCAACTCGCGGAAGTTTAGGAGGACTTTCTAAAAAGGCAATTGATGCAGCTGATATTCTTGATGCTGCAGGATTTGATATAGTAATACTTGAAACCGTCGGAGTTGGTCAATCTGAGCTTGATATTGCTCAGGCGGCTGATACAACACTAGTTGTTCTGGTTCCTGAAAGCGGTGATTCTGTTCAAGCTATGAAAGCCGGATTAATGGAGATTGCAGATTTATTTGTATTGAATAAATGTGATCGTCCGGGTTCACAACAAGCTTATACTGCATTGCAGACAATACTGATGATTAAAGAACACGATGAAAATACATGGCTTCCGAAAATCATAAAAGCTGTTGCTTCTGCATATAAAGGCATTGATGAAATTGCTGAAGAGATTGAAAAACATAAATCATTTATGATTGAGAAAAATCTTTTTCAGAATAAAAGACAAAATCAAGCCCGGATAAGAATTAAAGAAATTGTCGAGAACAAACTAAAAGAAAAACTCTGGAGTGAGGACAGAGAAAATTTATTAAATTCGTCCCTGAAAAAAGTTGTATTAGGTAATTCATCACCATACCATATTGCAGAAGAAATATTAAATCAGTTTGTAAATAAATCTTAG
- a CDS encoding acyl-CoA dehydrogenase has translation MSTQPFLLELTENQIMIRDTIRDFAEKNIRPVIMEYDESQKFPMEIMQQLGELGFMGILVPEEYGGAGLGYIEYALIIEELAKVDPSMALSVAAHNGLCTNHINLFGNEEQKRKYLPDLASGKKIGAWGLTEAASGSDAAGLKSYAVRDGDYWILNGSKQFTTHGTVGETYVVMAITNKDAGKKGISAFILEKGFEGLIIGKKENKLGMRASDTTQLAFENCKVPKENLLGQEGMGFINSMQVLEGGRISIAALSVGLAQGCLDASLKYTNERKQFGKFLSEFQATQFKLAEMHTNIEAARMLTYRAAWMKDNGIPNTKEAAEAKLFASEIAEKAASEAVQLFGGYGYIKEYPVEKFYRDVKLLTIGEGTSEIQRIVIAKDLLKD, from the coding sequence ATGTCAACACAACCATTCTTACTTGAGCTTACTGAGAATCAAATAATGATTCGAGATACCATCAGAGATTTTGCTGAAAAAAATATCCGACCAGTAATTATGGAATATGATGAATCACAAAAATTCCCGATGGAAATAATGCAGCAGCTTGGAGAACTTGGATTTATGGGAATTCTCGTTCCTGAAGAATATGGCGGAGCAGGACTTGGTTACATTGAATATGCATTGATAATCGAAGAACTCGCAAAAGTTGATCCATCGATGGCTTTATCGGTTGCAGCGCACAACGGACTTTGTACAAATCACATTAATCTTTTCGGTAATGAAGAACAAAAAAGAAAATATCTTCCTGACCTTGCAAGCGGAAAAAAAATTGGTGCGTGGGGTTTAACTGAAGCTGCTTCAGGAAGTGATGCAGCCGGATTAAAAAGTTACGCGGTCAGAGATGGTGATTACTGGATATTGAATGGTAGTAAACAATTTACAACTCATGGAACTGTTGGTGAAACTTATGTTGTAATGGCAATTACAAACAAAGATGCTGGCAAGAAAGGAATATCAGCTTTCATTCTTGAAAAAGGTTTTGAAGGGTTAATCATTGGTAAAAAAGAAAATAAACTTGGAATGCGAGCAAGCGATACAACTCAGCTCGCTTTTGAAAATTGTAAAGTGCCAAAAGAAAATTTACTCGGTCAGGAAGGAATGGGATTTATCAACTCAATGCAGGTGCTTGAAGGTGGAAGAATTTCAATTGCAGCTTTGAGTGTTGGACTTGCACAAGGTTGTCTTGATGCATCTCTTAAATACACCAATGAGAGAAAACAGTTTGGAAAATTTTTATCAGAGTTTCAGGCAACACAATTTAAACTTGCAGAGATGCACACAAATATTGAAGCAGCAAGAATGCTTACTTATCGTGCAGCGTGGATGAAGGATAATGGAATTCCTAATACAAAAGAAGCAGCTGAAGCAAAACTATTTGCAAGTGAAATAGCAGAGAAAGCAGCAAGTGAAGCAGTTCAATTGTTTGGTGGTTACGGTTACATAAAAGAATATCCGGTTGAAAAATTTTATCGTGATGTAAAACTTCTCACAATTGGAGAAGGTACTTCTGAAATTCAGAGAATAGTAATTGCAAAAGATCTACTTAAAGATTAA
- a CDS encoding acyl-CoA carboxylase subunit beta, with protein MKIIGTPIKENELFLKREDYQKELLRKIEGIKEKVREGGGKKAIEKHKAKGKLTARERIEKLVDNPKDFYELSTLAAYGMYEEFGGAPSSGTIYGIGKIHKRLCVIVANDATVKAGAWFPITAKKNLRAQEIAMENRLPIIYLVDSAGVFLPLQDEIFPDKEHFGRIFRNNAKMSSMGIPQIAAIMGPCVAGGAYLPIMSDEALIVEGEGSVFLAGSHLVKAAIGEVIDNESLGGARVQSNISGVTDYIMKNDEECIQQIRNLVSKFGEFPKAGFNRIESNPPKFGTKEIYSLLPEDPIKPYDMYEVIARIVDNSEIDEYKAGYGKTIITAYARIDGWAIGVVANQRSVVKTESVKGGGEMQIGGVIYSDSADKATRFIMNCNQKKIPLLFLQDVTGFMVGSKAEHGGIIKDGAKMVNAVANSIVPKITIIVGNSFGAGNYAMCGKAYDPRFIFAYPNAKISVMGGNQASSVLLDIKLKQEEKSGHKFSEEEKQKLLNDILKSYDEKSNPVYASARLWIDEIIDPAKTREWISLCLEVANHNPEIPKFNPGVIQV; from the coding sequence ATGAAAATAATTGGAACACCGATTAAAGAAAACGAATTATTTCTAAAGAGAGAAGATTATCAGAAAGAACTTCTCAGAAAGATTGAAGGAATCAAAGAAAAAGTGCGTGAAGGCGGTGGAAAGAAAGCAATCGAAAAACACAAAGCAAAAGGTAAACTAACTGCAAGAGAAAGAATAGAAAAGCTTGTAGATAATCCAAAAGATTTCTACGAACTTAGTACTCTTGCAGCTTATGGAATGTACGAAGAATTTGGTGGTGCACCTTCATCCGGAACAATTTATGGAATCGGAAAAATTCACAAAAGACTTTGTGTAATAGTTGCTAACGATGCAACAGTCAAAGCCGGCGCCTGGTTTCCGATTACTGCAAAGAAAAATCTTCGTGCTCAGGAAATTGCAATGGAAAATCGTTTACCGATAATTTATCTGGTTGATAGTGCCGGAGTTTTTCTTCCTTTACAGGATGAAATTTTTCCTGATAAAGAGCACTTCGGAAGAATATTTCGTAACAATGCAAAAATGTCTTCGATGGGAATTCCGCAGATTGCAGCGATAATGGGTCCTTGTGTTGCTGGTGGAGCTTATTTACCAATTATGTCCGATGAAGCATTAATTGTTGAAGGCGAAGGTTCAGTCTTTCTTGCCGGCTCTCACTTAGTTAAAGCAGCTATCGGTGAAGTAATTGATAATGAATCGCTTGGCGGTGCAAGAGTCCAATCAAATATTTCCGGTGTTACTGATTACATTATGAAAAATGATGAAGAGTGTATTCAACAAATAAGAAACTTAGTTTCAAAGTTTGGTGAATTTCCGAAAGCCGGATTTAACAGAATCGAATCCAACCCACCAAAGTTCGGAACAAAGGAAATTTATTCCCTACTTCCCGAAGACCCGATCAAGCCATATGATATGTATGAAGTGATTGCAAGAATAGTTGACAATTCAGAAATTGATGAATACAAAGCTGGTTATGGTAAAACAATTATAACAGCTTACGCAAGAATTGATGGCTGGGCAATTGGAGTCGTTGCGAATCAAAGAAGCGTAGTTAAGACAGAATCCGTCAAAGGCGGAGGCGAAATGCAAATTGGCGGAGTTATCTATTCTGACTCGGCCGACAAGGCAACACGATTTATTATGAACTGCAATCAGAAAAAAATTCCTTTACTCTTCCTGCAGGATGTTACAGGATTTATGGTCGGCAGTAAAGCTGAACATGGTGGAATAATTAAAGACGGTGCAAAGATGGTAAATGCAGTTGCTAATTCTATTGTACCAAAAATTACAATCATTGTTGGAAACAGTTTTGGTGCTGGCAATTATGCAATGTGCGGAAAAGCTTACGATCCAAGATTTATCTTCGCTTATCCAAACGCAAAAATTTCTGTTATGGGTGGAAATCAGGCAAGCAGTGTTTTGCTTGATATAAAACTCAAGCAGGAAGAAAAAAGCGGACATAAATTCAGTGAAGAAGAAAAACAAAAATTGTTGAATGATATACTCAAATCTTATGATGAAAAGAGTAATCCGGTATATGCATCAGCAAGATTATGGATTGATGAAATAATTGATCCTGCAAAAACCCGCGAGTGGATTTCACTTTGTCTGGAAGTTGCAAATCATAATCCTGAAATTCCAAAGTTTAATCCGGGAGTTATACAGGTTTAG
- a CDS encoding T9SS type A sorting domain-containing protein, with translation MKKIILLFLSLSFFPALAQWTQVNNGLGSLKIKGLIAVGNSLMATTEDQGIFVSTNLGDNWQVHPQNASLPNFNILFSEGDVFTYQGLIILGQGYYAGVGTSNIVVLPIQGIPNNNLSAWTHEEGSGIPEVDILGTAGGGLFWADNLASITWTEITGLPDANSKYITGLSIFNDPNSNAEYLLVGTRNGAYISSYPNSLASVSPKNEGLSGNGLYINKLYGNFALTQNGVYIFPDESGLSSGWQTLISTGDFRTITMDFFNQSFYFFGNQVGKVVIGDGSVINDVDLSGITGGAITSSFVYYPNSTPPGYIFVGTENGGVFRKQLSTTDVENNSIVVTEFKLNQNYPNPFNPSTKISWQSPVSGYTTLKVYDILGNEVATLVDEYRNAGSYEVEFPNVETSYASSLPTGVYFYKLQVGEFVQTKRMILAK, from the coding sequence ATGAAAAAAATTATTTTACTTTTTTTATCGTTGTCTTTCTTTCCAGCACTCGCTCAGTGGACTCAAGTCAATAATGGACTTGGAAGTTTGAAAATTAAAGGACTGATTGCGGTTGGTAACTCTTTAATGGCTACAACTGAAGATCAAGGAATATTCGTCTCGACAAATCTTGGTGATAATTGGCAAGTTCATCCTCAAAATGCAAGTCTTCCAAACTTTAATATACTATTTTCAGAAGGTGATGTATTTACTTATCAGGGATTAATAATTCTTGGACAAGGTTATTATGCAGGTGTTGGAACATCAAACATTGTGGTATTACCAATTCAAGGAATTCCAAATAATAATCTCAGTGCCTGGACTCATGAAGAAGGTAGCGGAATTCCTGAAGTGGATATTTTAGGTACTGCTGGTGGCGGATTGTTTTGGGCTGATAATCTTGCCAGTATAACATGGACCGAAATAACAGGTTTACCGGATGCAAATTCAAAATATATTACTGGCTTGTCTATATTTAATGATCCAAATTCGAATGCCGAATATTTATTAGTTGGTACAAGGAATGGTGCTTATATTTCTTCTTATCCTAACAGTTTAGCAAGTGTTTCACCAAAGAATGAAGGCCTTTCAGGTAACGGTCTTTACATAAATAAATTATATGGTAATTTTGCACTAACTCAAAATGGTGTTTACATTTTTCCTGACGAAAGCGGTTTATCTTCGGGTTGGCAGACCTTAATATCAACTGGAGATTTCAGAACAATTACAATGGATTTTTTTAATCAAAGTTTTTATTTCTTTGGAAATCAGGTTGGTAAGGTGGTAATTGGTGATGGTTCTGTGATTAATGATGTTGATTTGAGTGGAATTACCGGTGGTGCAATCACTTCATCATTTGTATACTATCCAAATTCTACTCCACCAGGTTACATATTTGTTGGAACAGAGAATGGTGGTGTATTCAGAAAACAACTTTCAACTACAGATGTTGAAAATAATTCTATTGTTGTTACAGAGTTCAAATTAAACCAAAACTACCCAAACCCGTTCAACCCGAGCACAAAAATCAGTTGGCAGTCTCCGGTAAGTGGTTATACAACATTAAAAGTTTATGATATACTTGGGAATGAAGTTGCTACACTTGTTGATGAATACCGAAATGCAGGAAGTTATGAAGTTGAGTTTCCTAATGTAGAGACTAGTTATGCCTCGTCTCTACCAACTGGAGTTTATTTCTACAAATTACAGGTTGGTGAGTTTGTTCAAACAAAGAGGATGATATTGGCAAAGTAG
- a CDS encoding response regulator transcription factor, giving the protein MKIAIAEDNDFLAKSIKDKLSLFPDKFDIRFRARNGKEIVDYVIQNKNLDVILMDIEMPLLDGIKATELINSVLPEIKIIILTVFDDDEKIFSAIKAGASGYLLKDEPVEKIIEGIEMVFSGGAPMSALIAAKTLSMLKNAKNLIQDSETNNHNLTSREIEILEFLKLGFDYNKTAEKLFISPFTVRKHIENIYRKLQVHNKIEAVQKAIQNQIIK; this is encoded by the coding sequence AGTCAATAAAAGATAAACTATCGCTTTTCCCGGATAAATTTGATATCAGGTTTCGGGCAAGAAACGGGAAAGAAATTGTTGACTATGTTATTCAGAATAAAAATCTGGATGTGATTCTGATGGATATAGAAATGCCTTTGCTTGATGGAATTAAAGCTACTGAACTCATTAACAGTGTACTTCCCGAAATAAAAATTATTATTCTTACAGTTTTTGATGATGATGAAAAAATTTTTAGTGCAATAAAAGCAGGAGCCAGCGGATATTTACTTAAAGATGAGCCTGTGGAAAAGATAATAGAAGGTATTGAAATGGTATTTTCGGGTGGTGCGCCAATGTCAGCTTTAATTGCAGCCAAAACACTTTCAATGCTTAAAAATGCAAAGAATTTAATTCAAGACTCCGAGACAAACAATCATAATTTGACTTCAAGAGAAATTGAAATTCTTGAATTTCTGAAGTTGGGATTTGATTATAATAAAACTGCAGAGAAGCTTTTTATTTCACCATTCACAGTAAGAAAACACATCGAAAATATTTACAGGAAACTACAGGTTCATAACAAAATAGAAGCGGTGCAGAAAGCTATTCAAAATCAGATAATTAAATAA